In Gemmatimonas sp., the following are encoded in one genomic region:
- a CDS encoding CocE/NonD family hydrolase — protein sequence MMAALLASATTMMTNRAVAQDARAAPNPAAVTRVREQYVKREVVIPMRDGTKLHTAIYTPRDTSKRVPILLMRTPYSVAPYGENAYPAQLGPFPGLDAEGWIFVNQDVRGRYMSEGYHAFMTPNKGPNRKPGDVDESTDTYDTIEWILKNVAHHNGRVGTWGNSAPGFFVAAGMIDAHPAHKLAYPSAPMIDWWLGDDRHMNGLFKLSQTYNFMRNFDQPRAGLVTSYPAGPNAGTTDGYAWHLNVGAFSNYGSGPLQNRIAFWDSITVHPNYDAFWQARAIWKHAKNITPAVLLVGGWYDVEDPYGMLRLNRSLQDNSKSTKQMFVVGPWSHGGWNRADFPTFGAFTNGSPTGKFFRDSVGAPAFRCLLKDNCKGQSFGGALVFEAGTNQWRRFDAWPPKAATSRTLYLRENGRVAFEAPGNAQARGATPVTFADRYMSDPAKPVPYTMGVTFGFNAQYPTEDQRFASRRPDVLTYRSDVLTSDVTVAGPVSALLNVASTGTDADFIVKLIDQYPNDAAPEYEGGPRLDAYERLVRPGVARARWRKGFDQNVPLRVNVADSVRVPLDDVFHTFKKGHRIVVHVQSTWYPAVDRNPQRFVPNIYQAKDADFQSAMMTVFRSAARPSHLTLNILPQ from the coding sequence ATGATGGCTGCACTCCTCGCGAGCGCGACCACCATGATGACCAATCGCGCCGTGGCGCAGGATGCACGCGCCGCGCCGAATCCCGCCGCCGTGACGCGCGTGCGGGAGCAGTACGTGAAACGCGAAGTCGTCATCCCCATGCGCGATGGCACCAAGCTGCATACGGCGATCTACACGCCGCGCGACACGAGCAAACGTGTCCCCATTCTGCTCATGCGCACGCCGTACAGCGTCGCGCCGTACGGCGAGAACGCGTACCCCGCGCAGCTGGGGCCTTTCCCCGGTCTCGATGCCGAAGGCTGGATCTTCGTGAATCAGGACGTGCGCGGCCGTTACATGAGCGAGGGCTACCACGCGTTCATGACGCCGAATAAAGGCCCGAATCGAAAGCCCGGCGATGTCGACGAATCCACCGACACGTACGACACGATCGAGTGGATTCTCAAGAACGTGGCGCACCACAATGGACGCGTGGGCACGTGGGGCAACTCCGCCCCCGGTTTCTTTGTGGCCGCGGGCATGATCGACGCGCACCCCGCGCACAAACTCGCCTATCCGTCAGCACCGATGATCGACTGGTGGCTCGGCGACGATCGGCACATGAACGGCCTCTTCAAGTTGTCGCAGACGTACAACTTCATGCGCAACTTCGATCAGCCGCGCGCGGGACTGGTGACGAGTTACCCGGCCGGCCCGAATGCCGGCACCACCGATGGCTACGCGTGGCATCTCAACGTCGGCGCGTTCTCCAACTACGGCTCCGGCCCGTTGCAGAATCGCATCGCCTTCTGGGACTCCATCACCGTACATCCGAACTACGACGCCTTCTGGCAGGCGCGCGCGATCTGGAAGCACGCCAAGAACATCACGCCGGCCGTGCTGCTCGTCGGTGGCTGGTACGACGTCGAAGATCCCTACGGCATGCTGCGTCTCAATCGCAGCCTGCAGGACAACAGTAAGAGCACGAAGCAGATGTTCGTGGTGGGACCATGGTCGCACGGTGGCTGGAATCGCGCCGACTTCCCGACCTTCGGCGCCTTCACCAACGGCAGCCCCACCGGCAAGTTCTTTCGCGACTCGGTTGGCGCGCCAGCGTTCCGATGCCTGCTCAAGGATAACTGTAAAGGCCAGTCGTTCGGGGGAGCGCTCGTGTTCGAAGCCGGCACCAATCAATGGCGGCGCTTCGACGCGTGGCCGCCCAAAGCCGCGACCTCGCGCACGTTGTATCTACGTGAGAATGGACGCGTCGCCTTCGAGGCCCCGGGAAATGCGCAAGCACGCGGCGCGACGCCTGTCACGTTCGCCGACCGCTACATGAGCGATCCTGCCAAGCCGGTGCCGTACACGATGGGCGTGACCTTCGGCTTCAACGCGCAGTACCCCACCGAAGATCAGCGCTTCGCCTCGCGTCGCCCCGACGTGCTCACGTATCGCTCTGACGTACTCACCAGTGATGTGACCGTCGCGGGACCCGTCTCGGCGCTCCTGAACGTGGCGAGCACCGGCACCGACGCCGACTTCATCGTAAAGCTCATCGATCAGTATCCCAACGACGCGGCCCCCGAATACGAAGGCGGACCGCGTCTCGACGCCTACGAGCGACTCGTCCGCCCCGGCGTGGCTCGCGCCCGCTGGCGCAAAGGCTTCGACCAGAACGTGCCGCTCAGGGTGAACGTGGCCGACAGCGTGCGCGTCCCGCTCGACGACGTGTTCCACACGTTCAAGAAAGGACATCGCATCGTGGTACACGTGCAGAGCACGTGGTATCCCGCCGTCGATCGCAATCCGCAGCGCTTCGTGCCCAACATCTACCAGGCGAAAGACGCGGACTTTCAGTCAGCCATGATGACCGTTTTCCGTTCAGCCGCCCGTCCGTCACACCTCACGCTCAACATCCTGCCGCAATGA